A window of Stutzerimonas stutzeri genomic DNA:
GCTCGGCAGTAATCCATGAATACGCAGCGCGTGCGGCTGGGTGATCTGTCAGTCGGTTTCCTGCACAGCCTCAGCGACGCGCTGCAGCTGTATGGCCATGACCCGAAGCCGCTTCTACAGGCCTATGGACTGGATGCCGAACGCCTGGCCGAGCCGCACGCACGACTGTCGATTCCACGTTACATGCGTCTGGGACATGCGGCCATTCAGCTGGCCGACGATCCCGCTCTGGGGCTGGAGATGGGCCGCCTGCGCAAGCCCGGCCACCTGGGTCTCGCCGGCCTGACCGCCGCTCAGGCGCCCACCGTGCGTGAAGCCGCCCGCGCGCTGATTCGCTACGAGGCGCTGTATGCGTCCAACTATCGCGGCAGTTCGAGTTTTCACGAAGACGCAGCAGGCGCCTGGTTACGTTTCTATTCCATCAGCCCATACAACGCCTATAACCGCTTCGTGGTGGACACCGTCCTGGCGAGCTGGGTCTCGCAGCTCGGCCGACTGAGCGGCACGCCGGTAGTACCAGCGGCGATTCAAATCGAATTCGCAGCGCCAGATTACGCACCACGCTACGACGCGCTTTTCGGCCGGCCGGTGTGCTTCGATGCGGAAGCGAATCAGCTGCAACTGGACCAGCGCACCCTGGCCTTGCGCAACCCGGACCACTGCCCGGGAACCTGGCGCCACCTGCTGGAGCTGTGCGAAGCCGAACTGGAACGCCGTACCCGCACACGCAGCCTGCGCGAACGCGTTGCACAAATACTCGGGCCAATGCTCAAGGGCCAGGAGCCAGACCTGCAGCAGATTGCCGCGCGACTGCAGATGCCGGCCTGGACGTTGCGCCGCAAGCTGGCCGAGGAAGGCAGCAGCTATCGCGCGATCCTCAATGACACTAGGCGCGACCTGGCGATGGCCTATATTCGCGATACAGAATCCGCGTTCGGCGAAATCGCCTGGCTGCTCGGCTTCTCGTCAGCAGAGGCGTTTCAGCGCGCCTTCAAACGCTGGAGTGGTCAGACGCCGGGGGATTACCGGCGCACCCAGCGGCGCGGAGCCTGACCAACCGCTCCCCGATTAGCCGTCTAGAGTTCGACCGCATCCTCGGCACTGTCCGGGTGGTCCTGCTCAGCGGCGTGCCACTCAAGTAGTTCGTCCTGGTAATCGTCCATAGCAAATTCCTCGTCGTCAGTTTGTTCAAGGCGCTATGTCTGTCGCCCATCAAGGTTCGTGCCAGGAAGGCTACAAGCCGCAAATGAAGGAATCGTGACGTGATTCATGTGCGCTGGCAGCGACATAATGGCGCCGCTCCAGAACAGCGCGCCCCATGGCGGGGCGCGCCTCAAGGTGACGCCAGCCCGGCTGCATTCATGGCCAGACGTATCAGCCAGGCCACGATGCCAAGCGCCAGCACACTGCCGCTCCAGATCAACACCAGCCAGCTCATTCGCTGCCAAAGGGGTTTCGGCTCGCCGCTGGAGGCCGGTTTTTTCTCCTGCTGCGCCATCAGTGATACCCATCCTCGGCGCTGACCTTGCCGCGGAACACGTAGTAGCTCCATGCCGTGTACATCAGGATCAACGGCAGGATGAGCAATGCCCCGACCAGAGTGAAGCCCTGGCTCTGCGGCGGTGCCGCCGCCTCCCAGATGGTCACCGACGGCGGGATGATGTTCGGCCACAGGCTGATGCCCAGCCCGCTATAACCGAGGAAGATCAGCGCCAGGGTGAGTAGAAAGGGCATGTAGTTGGCGTAGCGCTGGATGGAGCGCAGCAGCCCGAAGGTACACAGCAGCACCAGCACCGGGACCGGCATGAAATACAGCAGATTGGGCATGCTGAACCAGCGCTCGGCGATGTCCGGATGGGTCAGCGGCGTCCACAGGCTGACGATACCGGTCACGACCAGCACCGCCCAGACCAGCGGCACGCCGATGTCGTGCATGCGTCGCTGCAGGTCGCCCGCCGTGCGCATCATCAGCCAGGTGCAGCCCAAGAGCGCATAGGCAACGATCAGCGCCAGGCCGCAGAACAGCGAAAACGGCGTCAGCCAGTCCAGCGCACCGCCGGCATACGCCCTGTTCTCCACCGGCAACCCGCTGATAAAGGCGCCGAGCACGACGCCCTGGAAGAACGTCGCTGCCAGCGAACCACCGATGAAAGCCTTGTCCCATACATGCTGACGCTGCTTGCTGGCCTTGAAGCGAAACTCGAAGGCTACACCGCGGAAGATCAACCCCATCAGCATGAAGATGATCGGCAGATAGAGCGCAGACAGCACCACCGAGTACGCCAGCGGGAACGCTGCGAACAGCCCCGCCCCGCCGAGCACCAGCCAGGTTTCATTGCCGTCCCAGACCGGCGCGACGGTATTCATCATCACGTCGCGATTGGAGCTGTCCGGAACGAACGGGAAGAGAATGCCGACGCCGAGATCGAAGCCGTCCATCACCACGTACATCATGATGCCGAAGATGATGATCACCGCCCAGATCAGTGAAAGATCAATACCCATGGCTCAGTTCCTCTCGCCCAGTTGGTCGCCGTGGTCATGTGGAAGCGCCTCGTCCGCCGCCGATATCGGCCGCATCGGAGTGCGCGCCTCGCCAGGACCGCCAGCCCCCTTTTCGCGGCCTTCGCTGGCTACCGGGCCCTTCTTCACCAGCCGCAGGACGTACACCATGCCTACTCCGAACACAGCGAAGTAGACGAGCACGAACATGGCCAGCGTCAGCCCCAGCTGCCCGGCGCCATGATTGGATACGGCATCGGCGGTGCGCATCAGGCCGTAGATTACCCATGGCTGCCGGCCGATTTCGGTGGTGTACCAACCGGCCAGAATGGCAATCAGCCCGGACGGCCCCATCAACAGAACCAGCCGCAGGAACGGCCGCGAGCTGTACAGGCGGTCCCCGCGCCGCAGCAGCAGGCTCCAGATGCCTGTGACAATCATCAGCAGGCCGAGCGCGACCATGATGCGGAATGTCCAGAACACGATCGTCGAATTCGGTCGATCCTCAGGGGGGAAGTCCTTCAGTGCGGGAATCGGTTCGGTCAGGCTGTGCTTGAGAATCAGGCTCGCCAGGTAGGGAATCTCGATCTTGTAGCGTGTTTCTTCGGCCTCCATATCCGGCCAGCCAAACAACAGCAGCGGGGTCGGACCACCTTCGGAATTATCCCAATGTCCCTCCATCGCCGCGATTTTCGCTGGCTGGTATTCGAGG
This region includes:
- a CDS encoding AraC family transcriptional regulator, with protein sequence MNTQRVRLGDLSVGFLHSLSDALQLYGHDPKPLLQAYGLDAERLAEPHARLSIPRYMRLGHAAIQLADDPALGLEMGRLRKPGHLGLAGLTAAQAPTVREAARALIRYEALYASNYRGSSSFHEDAAGAWLRFYSISPYNAYNRFVVDTVLASWVSQLGRLSGTPVVPAAIQIEFAAPDYAPRYDALFGRPVCFDAEANQLQLDQRTLALRNPDHCPGTWRHLLELCEAELERRTRTRSLRERVAQILGPMLKGQEPDLQQIAARLQMPAWTLRRKLAEEGSSYRAILNDTRRDLAMAYIRDTESAFGEIAWLLGFSSAEAFQRAFKRWSGQTPGDYRRTQRRGA
- a CDS encoding DUF2474 domain-containing protein; the encoded protein is MAQQEKKPASSGEPKPLWQRMSWLVLIWSGSVLALGIVAWLIRLAMNAAGLASP
- the cydB gene encoding cytochrome d ubiquinol oxidase subunit II, which gives rise to MGIDLSLIWAVIIIFGIMMYVVMDGFDLGVGILFPFVPDSSNRDVMMNTVAPVWDGNETWLVLGGAGLFAAFPLAYSVVLSALYLPIIFMLMGLIFRGVAFEFRFKASKQRQHVWDKAFIGGSLAATFFQGVVLGAFISGLPVENRAYAGGALDWLTPFSLFCGLALIVAYALLGCTWLMMRTAGDLQRRMHDIGVPLVWAVLVVTGIVSLWTPLTHPDIAERWFSMPNLLYFMPVPVLVLLCTFGLLRSIQRYANYMPFLLTLALIFLGYSGLGISLWPNIIPPSVTIWEAAAPPQSQGFTLVGALLILPLILMYTAWSYYVFRGKVSAEDGYH